TTTAATGCATGTGAAAGATATAAAACAAGTAGAACATGCATGTAAACCATATTGTCAGTGCTTTGCAGTTCTAGTATTTATGATCACATATTTGGTGGATTGGGGTGTACGGAGTGGGCACACATATGTTATTGGCTTTGGTGCTGTTGTCTATGATATTTTCAATTTAACGGTTTGTCTGTTTTCCCTGTAGGTTGAACTTCTCTCCCACTTTGGATCAGAACACTTCTGTCCTCTCAGTCTCATCAGGTAAGACAGGAAATAGCATCTTTTATTTCAAGGCCTCTCTTTTTTGGTTTCCTGTATCTGAATTGGTATTAAAGCATGCAGAGTTAAAGATCATCAGTCCTTTGAAATATAGTTGCACTGCAACATACCCTGGGAGGAAACATTTAGGTTACTGTTCTGTCTTTGCAAGTTAATAGAGACACTAGTCAAGAACAGGAAATCATATCCATTTAGACTTTATTACCACTAGGAGTGGGCACTCAAATTCAATTATTATACAGTACTCAAAAACTTGCATAAAAATTCTAACATGAAAATACGAGTGTAAGTTGAACAACAGTTGAAAACGAGGGAAATCTGAACACCATAGACCACTGAAAGTTAACATTAAGAAAACAGATGCAGCACTGAAGGACCGTCTCAGAGCTACCTTCCTCACCGTCACTTCAACACCTCCCTGGTTAGCAAATCTGCACTTCCTAGGATAGCGAAGGCACCCCATTcttcctctgattggctagtattCATTGCCTTCGTtagttggattggttaggtttaggcaaaaggAGTTACTATGGTAAGAATGACAGgttaagccaatcagaggcagagtaaggcagaatAGGGCGGGTCATGCCTTCGCTATCCCAGGAAACGCATCTTTGTCCCCTCTAgcgtctcatgataaacagaaagagagcaACCGAGAGGCAAGGAGGTGCTGGGTGGGCGAAGCAATACGCTGCGCACAGCTCCACTATGTGACAAGATTTCACCCATTGTAAtagtaaataaaaatgtaaaagtcaTGTTCACATGTGGGAGGTTGGGCGGCGATTACTACGTCCAAATCAAGTATCCGAGTGCTCACGCCCGTCTCTTAAATCTacacactgctttattcagccAGAACCAGCAGACCAGTTTTCAACAAGTCATTTGACTTTGTCACTCTTACGCGCTCATGAAATCCCGATTATGCCTATTGAGATTGCTTCATGTTTGTAGtcagtgtgtttcatttgttcACATGTAAGATTTACTCTAATTTTCAAGCCCTCTCTTGGCCACACAGTTTACCTTACGCACACATGAAGGCACTTGCACCTACATGTCTGTGCCAGATCAGCGAGGTCATCAGGGTCTTGTTCTGAAGGAGCTGCTGTGGGGGTTTAAAGGGGCTGTAAAGCTGTAAAACACTTAAGCAACACAACATAACTGTTCAAATCTGAGCAGCATGTTTTTTAAAGCTGGCTttccacagaaacattttgcCACCTCTTCTGTGTACAAATATCAACCCTTCACCTTTTCTGTAAGGTGTAGGTTTGTTTGTGTAACAGAGTACATGCGTTTGTTTTGTGTAGGGTGTTTGGTACCAGCATGGTGGAGGAGTATGAGGAGATAGCAGATTCCCAGTACCCGTCGGAGAGACTGGAGTATTTGGATGAAGACTATGGTAAGATGGTAACCTGTTGTGTCTTTGAATAGGAATTGTTTGTCAGCTTTAAGCTACATCACCTGGCAGAACAACATGTGCTGCAAATCCCCAGTAGACAAAGGACCCTGCGATGGGAATCAAATTACATTCTTAGTCTCCGACTTAGTCACCAAGTAACTTGAGTTGGAGTTAACGATTAATATCAGCTGCCTTTTGCAGCCGAGATTCCTCTATCGACTCCACAAATCTTgcaatgttttgtgatgttttattGTAAAATTCCATAAAAGCACATGTATTTATTGTTGAACTTTATGTATTGTTATTGTGACGATGTAAGTTTACATTTTGCTTGATATAACCTGCAGTATGTCCTTTTCTTCAGATTATCCGCCTGGTTACCAGCCGTCAGAGGACAAGGCGTCTAAAAACCTGCTTGGCTCAGCAACAAGTATGTACAGACAAACATGCATATACGGCTACATTAACAAAGACTAATCTAAAGAAAATAAGCTGTAATGATGTGTTTGACATCAACAGAAGATTAGGTGACCTTCACAAATATTTAGAtgcattttatgttttgtgtttgtaggATTATCCTTCGATAACTGAATGAAGGATCCTTTAGACATTAAAAATTAACACCAAAACACTTTTCAAAGGGCTAGAAGCAGGGACATTTTAGAGACTTATCCTGTGATAAGGCCAAGCAGCTGATGCTTCCTTAAAATCCTGAAAAGTTGTTGACTGAAATGTGTCTGGTGTATCTGATACTGTATGTTAAGGAAAACAACAACTGTAATAGAGTTTTCCAGGTCAGTGAGGTTCCATACAGTCAGTGCGGCAACGTAAGGAAGCAACAGTATGGATTAAATATAGACTCATTCCCTGTATGGCATAGTTGAATGCTCTCTCAGTATCCTAACCCACATTGAGAGCTGTAGACTGGGGTTTGTGTTGCAGAAATTTTCTTTcactagtctttttttttttaaccacataCACATGCGCAAACACACTGGTGCCCCTCTGTCTCCTGATTTAGCAGAGGGAGGACTGGTGcaccaccacacacaaatgctgTACACACAACCCTCCAGGGCTCAGACCAGAAAACCACGAAAAACAGCAGACGAACACATCACTTTTTTCTTTAGCTGGACATGCATGAACAAGGGAGAATGGGGACAAAGGGGAAGCCTGAAGGAGAAGCTGGAAAAGAAAGTTCATGACAGAAAAGTCGAGGAAATAATGTTGACACAGTTCAGAATAGCAGCGCCAGAGAGGAGAGTGAGGGAAAAGCGAAAaacaaatggcaaagcctgtgGTTTCATTCACACCCTGTCTGGCCACATGCCGCTGCCCGTCATCTTATTTACCAGGAACCTCGTGCATTTCAAAGTAactgcattgtgtgtgttttcttttcctttcagaTGCCATCCTTAACATGGTAAACAACATTGCTGCTAATGTGCTGGGCGGCAAGCCAGAGCTGGAGGGAGGAACAGAAGCAGGAGGTACTCATCCTTTATACACTTAGTGCTtcctgttccttttttttttcctaccctGCGACACTTCACGTCCACATCTCTCTTGTAAATGGACCCTTCTCTGACTCCAGCTAAAGCCTGTCCCGTCATTTTAATGTGAGGTGACAAAAATGTGACAGAAATATTGTGGTCTGTGTTTGTGGGATGCTGCCCTTGAAACAGCTTCATGCACCATTTTGATTAATGTGCATGGTATTTTATTATGTTCTTGAACGCTGCATAATGTGCATTCCTGAGCTGTGGTGTGTAGGGGAAACAGCCACATGCTGAGTTAACTAAACAATCTATTTTAAAGGTCTCCTCTGGGTGGAgtgacactgtaaaaaataaaaggctGCCATTGTGCAAGCCATTTACAAGACTGTAGATTCTCAACATGCTTGAAACACAGTAACAGGCTTGATTATAGTTTAAGAGACAGAAGGGCTGAACATTATAGAAATGCATTTGCTTCCAATCTCTTTGAGCAACCACACAGTGCAGTTGGAATTAAAACTGGTTTATCCATGTTTAACATTGATCGTTTGCAAATCAGCTCACGTAAAAAAAGCTCTTGTAAAGTCTGTTGAGCATGAGTCACCCATCTACTTTAAATACCATCATGTACCCTTAGAGCTGTATTGATTTGCTCAGATCAGTAGGTGGTATGAAGTTTGTCTCCATTATCATTATGTATAAACATTTAGATTTGGCTGAGGTGGCACGTCATCAATGCAAAGAAAATGCGAAAAAAAAGCAGATGGAAACGGATGGCAACATCAAACATTTGTTTGAAAAGGgacattgcaaaaaaaaaaaaaatacacatggtATAAAACTGCCAGAATGACCCAagaggcatttttttttatctataaagGCTTCCTAAAATATATCAaagctataaaaaaaacaaagaatcaGGGCCTACAGTTTAAAAGACTCCCTAAAATACatcacagaaagaaaaacaaacaaaaaaagacaagaatagGTCATGCAGTGTAAAGATTGGAAGAGGACACACAGCTTTTTAAAGTATTGCAAGCAGTAGTGATACATGTACGTATAGGATGACATCGCAAACAAACAGGTCATAAAGAtagcagctgcaaaaacagtgtTTGGTGCTGACGTGTTTGTATTAATCATCCATTGTTTTGACTAACATGTTTCCCAAAACATAACAAATCAAAATGATGACTAATAACCGCTGCACACAGTGGTTATGAACGTAAGAGAAGAGGCCCGTTCATTCATTACAACTACATAAATACTTTTCTTGAGAATATTGGAAAACACAAGTTGATGGAAAAAGTGTCATTTGCATTTGCTCTGCAAAAACCTTTTAAAAATAGCATTCCATGAAACTACCAGACTCTTtcttctcctgctctctgctcaTACTCTCAGTGTTCAGCTGCCCCTGTTTCTCCCTTTCTCCTTCTCTAACCGCCAGCATGCCTGTCTCCCCACATATTGTTTAAATTAACTGCTTCTGAAACTGGGTCACTATATTTTCTTCGCTTAAATGCGAGCATATGCATTACCCTGAATGTTCATGTGTAATTCAGCCGAAAGAGCCAGATGTTTATTTGGCTGTTGGCAGGAGGTCTCCAGCAGCATTTTAGCAGAACTTTGGCTATCTGTGTTTTACTTCTTGGCAGACCAGCTTGGATGAATTAGACGGAGGGGGGTCTATGACGCCAAGCCTGCTCCTTGCCCTCTCTACCCCACAGAACTGCATCAGAATGACTCGCTCATCAGCTTTTCCCCTGTGGCATTGACTTAAAGGGCAAACTCGGCCTGACACACAGATTTCAGCCAGATTATTTTGTTTGAGCTCACATACAATTTCTTTTTaggtttgtgtttctctctaAACTAAAACAAGATTCTCTAAAAGCACTCTTACATTCAAAGAGGAGAGTTACATAATTAGTTTATAATTAAATGACTCAAAAATGTAGTGCACGTTATTGAAAAGTTCACAAAGCCATCcctcagtttactgtcataggaGAAACTTTCCACAGTTCTGCTTCGGATTTCTGTTGACACCCGCAGAGTAAGCAGGGAAGAGAGAGTGTGGGAGAGAGATCAGTTTGAACTGGACTAGACTGGTTTGCAGTATTTCTGACTTTTCCAAACATGGGCCTGCCAGACAGGCTGTGCAGGGAAAAGGGTCTCTGTTGTGCTCTCGGCCTCCTACAGCCACACAGGATAGGGGGTTAAAACCTGCCACTGCCAAGCTATATGTTTCTATGCACGCTTTAACAGGGACCAAGTGTTAACAAAGTCCtgtttgttgattgttttgtttttctaaattcTAGGTAATATAACAGCAGAGGAGGATGAAAAGAAGGGGAGCACAGAAGTTACACCTAAACCTGCTGAAACACCTCAGGACTCTGCAGTGTAAGGCCAATTAAAGACCAATAAACCATTATGAATGTAAAGTTTATGtaactacgtttacatgcacacagataTTCTCCTATTATTCTGAACATGAAAATATTCTGACTGTGTCACAGGTCATGCAAACAGCATATTTTGTTTGGATATTCAGAATCAGGCCTATTAAATAACGCATTGAATGCCGCAGCAGGATCACTTTTCTTCTGTAGTCCTCCAAAAAGCACAAAAGCTCTGTTAACATGCTTCTAAATTTATATCTGTGTCTTTCCTCCAGACTGGAGCAGGCAGACCCAGAGCACCCTGAAACCCAGAAAGACTCAAATGTCTCCAGTGACTCTTCCACACCCTCCCCCTCATCTCTGGAATCCCATGAGGACAGACAGATTGTCACTCtggtagaggaggaggaggatgaagagccCAGACAGTCTACTGTCAcactgatggaggaggagggagaggaggaggaggaggaggaggaggaggagaagagagaggaggcaaCGAGGAGGGAGGCAGGCAGGAACCAGTGGGACAGCCAGGCTTACTGTcctttctcctccctctcttccctgtctctgtcctgcATGGCCACCCTGCCAGAGCTGCTTCATCGCTGGTGCTCCGCCAGGCTGGCCAAGGAAAGACTTCGCAGCCTCAGGCGGAAGCATTTGAGCACTCAATCACAAACACACCCTGATGCAAAAACCCCTTCCCTCACACAAACACCTCCACTGATCCCTGCCCCTGTGCCCACACCTGTCAAGGAGGCTCCTCCCCTCACAGAAAAAGCTCCAGAGCCCGAGGTGGCTGTTAAGAGCCAGATTGAGGGGAAAGTCTTGGGTGAACTGCACACCACACATCCCAACACTGAcacccctgacacacacactccagagCTCAACATCCTCCTAGAGCCTAGTAGAACCTCCACCATCCCCCCTCACAGTTTCTCAGACATCCATAGTTCTCTGACATTACCCACCCCCACCCATGAGGAGAAGCTGCTTCCTCCCATCAAAGACGCAGCTCTGGACCCTGTCCCCACTCCACCCCTCCAAGCTGTCTTTATCCCAGAGACGCAACAGGCCAGCAGTGCCACCCCCACCCTTACTGTCAGCATTCCCCCGCAGCCTGTCGCCTCTGAGGCTCCCTCTCCTGGCGTTGTGGTTCCCCCTGTCAAAGAGCAGCCTGTTCAGCCTCTTCCCACTGCATCAAGGCCTGACGACCTTATCCCCCCTCCCACTGAACTGCCAACAGCTCCCCCACTGACGAACACTGACACAGACTCGGTGAAGTCAGGCGCAGACAGTGGGGACTCACAGAGACAAAATGtccagacttctcagactcaCGGTGAGCAGGGGGACTCGCTCAATCAGACTGGAGATTCCCACCGAGTGGAGGACACGGTGGACGAGGACCTGTTGAGCACCAATGGGAATGGCAACGTCCACAGGGCAGCTACAGACTTTTATGCAGAGCTGCAGAATGGAGGAGATTACAATGGCGGAGCAATGATGGGGAACGGCATGTTATCAAACGGGGGAGCGGTGCACGGCTCCAGCCAGAAGGAGAGTGTCTTCATGAGGCTGAACAACAGGATCAAAGCCCTGGAGATGAACATGAGTCTGTCCAGCAGATACCTGGAGGAGCTCAGCCAGAGGTAAACCAATGGACGCAACGAGCGCTAGAATTATATTGTTATAACTAGAAAGCATCTTTCTTGTTGTTTGATTGCTCATAAGATTGATATGACCAGTGCTGTTATAATGAATTCAAAAGGGTTCCTTACAGGTTGTAATTTTTGCACGTGTCGCTTAGGTATCGTAAACAGATGGAAGAGATGCAGAGAGCGTTCAATAAGACCATCATCAAACTGCAGAACACCTCCCGCATTGCTGAGGAGCAGGTCAGTTTACATGGAGGCAATAAGAGCAAGAGAAGCTGAAGCATAAACAGAAAGtagttgtgtgtttgtctgataGTAATGACCAATAAATGACAACCTTGTGCTTTTCAGGACCAGAAGCAGACAGAATCCATCCAGGTGCTGCAGAGCCAGCTGGAGAACGTCACTAAACTGATGCTCAATCTCACCGCTACAGTCGGCCAGCTGCAGAGAGAGGTAACGTACCTGTATTGGTGTATTTCCTACTGCTTACATAGTGCTTACAGATTCACACCACTATTTTGCAAACAGTTCAGAAATCATGTCTGTTTATTATATTAGTTTTGAGAGTTTAAGCTCTGCAGTGCCAAACACAACCAGAGTCAGACACATGTTAGGTTTCCTGCTGGAAATGGTCTCAACATCAAAGTGTTTGATGTCATACTGAAATTGAGCAGACCACATGGAAGTGGGGCTGCACAGCACCTTTGTAAagtttcatccatccatccatccattttcatcgcTTATCTGtggccgggtcgcaggggcagcaggcccagcaaagcactccagacattcctctccccagcaacgctttccagctcatCCTGTGGGActccgaggcgttcccaggccagatgagatatgtaatcccttgAGTATGTTCttggtctgccccagggcctcctacgacgtgcccaaaacacctccagTGGGAGGCGCCCGGGAGGTGCCCTAACTACCTCAACAAATATGTGACTCATTATAATATTAAAAGCTCCTCCAGCAAGCTGGTAACTAGGACATTTGGAGACCATGCACAGCACACAGTTCAATTGTCCCAAATATTTCTGTAGGTCATTCCCAGAACTGGCTATTTTCAGTCCGTTGACTCCTCAAAATTTTAAAGTTTCCATGTTCAGTGGCTGACATCAAAGGTTGCCCTGCTGACCTTCGTTGAGAGCACACAGTTGCAGTACAACTTCCCTGGCAGCGTAAAAAATCCTCCCCATCTACTGCCAATGACAAGAGGGAATGTTGTGCCCAGCAGGATTGAATTACATTGGAATTATATAGATGTGCGAATGATAAATGCACGAGTAATGTGTTGAGCAGACACAGCTGGGAAAACATTAGATTTTATACAGCAGACAAGAACCAAGGATAAGACTGTTGAATGTGAAGGAAAATGTCCCAGTAGCACATCAGTGATTCTATTAGAGATTGTAGCAGATCCTAATATAAACCTATCCATCATTATAAGTGAAGAAGAAGTCAGAGACATTGAAGCAGATTATTTAAGTCTTTTTTTGCGGCAGGTAGCTCAGGTTATTGGTAAATATAAACAACAAGCTTTCAGCTCAAAGCTTAATTTGGATGA
This sequence is a window from Epinephelus lanceolatus isolate andai-2023 chromosome 6, ASM4190304v1, whole genome shotgun sequence. Protein-coding genes within it:
- the suco gene encoding SUN domain-containing ossification factor isoform X6, with amino-acid sequence MKRLRVLLVCLIVALLCWYPSQHVYCSEQSLSGPGQSAGDKNPEGQKQEQEQDSMQHKVLEERTTHTSYDMGLETERAAREKLATQNIHQEQTVNPREAEVEETRPDPESDTVPVAPEPEPHPDPQADVDLQTDPQDHEQEVPVSSTPEPVPAQGQVSTDAPALAEIISDAPAAHPSLDSHPATSPDEAENIPTSQSVGQTHTGAVASAGDELPVDSFVFAEHSDSQCGVIPPELATCENSPFGRPLFSVDEAGIEDQRTDQSHSSGPEAEVQSTPGNVDQEQQQQRQELEGGLSDLDTEGNSSQHRQEPQTGDGSIARETDPSVPSKEDIPTFDEWKKQVMEVEKEKSQSLHTSTSGSPHPVKKVQKNFKNNYASVECGAKILSANNEAKSTSAILMENMDLYMLNPCSNKIWFVIELCEPIQVKQLDIANFELFSSTPKDFLVSISDRYPTNKWVKLGTFHARDERIVQSFPLDEQLYAKYVKMFIKYIKVELLSHFGSEHFCPLSLIRVFGTSMVEEYEEIADSQYPSERLEYLDEDYDYPPGYQPSEDKASKNLLGSATNAILNMVNNIAANVLGGKPELEGGTEAGGNITAEEDEKKGSTEVTPKPAETPQDSAVLEQADPEHPETQKDSNVSSDSSTPSPSSLESHEDRQIVTLVEEEEDEEPRQSTVTLMEEEGEEEEEEEEEEKREEATRREAGRNQWDSQAYCPFSSLSSLSLSCMATLPELLHRWCSARLAKERLRSLRRKHLSTQSQTHPDAKTPSLTQTPPLIPAPVPTPVKEAPPLTEKAPEPEVAVKSQIEGKVLGELHTTHPNTDTPDTHTPELNILLEPSRTSTIPPHSFSDIHSSLTLPTPTHEEKLLPPIKDAALDPVPTPPLQAVFIPETQQASSATPTLTVSIPPQPVASEAPSPGVVVPPVKEQPVQPLPTASRPDDLIPPPTELPTAPPLTNTDTDSVKSGADSGDSQRQNVQTSQTHGEQGDSLNQTGDSHRVEDTVDEDLLSTNGNGNVHRAATDFYAELQNGGDYNGGAMMGNGMLSNGGAVHGSSQKESVFMRLNNRIKALEMNMSLSSRYLEELSQRYRKQMEEMQRAFNKTIIKLQNTSRIAEEQDQKQTESIQVLQSQLENVTKLMLNLTATVGQLQREVSDRQSYLVVSLVLCLSLGLLLCLQCCRSSTPAPSTSAAVLPKSNHYPSPKRCFSSYDDMSLKRRVTCPLVRSKSFHLSSTEEKALQDKIIGQG
- the suco gene encoding SUN domain-containing ossification factor isoform X7, whose amino-acid sequence is MKRLRVLLVCLIVALLCWYPSQHVYCSEQSLSGPGQSAGDKNPEGQKQEQEQDSMQHKVLEERTTHTSYDMGLETERAAREKLATQNIHQEQTVNPREAEVEETRPDPESDTVPVAPEPEPHPDPQADVDLQTDPQDHEQEVPVSSTPEPVPAQGQVSTDAPALAEIISDAPAAHPSLDSHPATSPDEAENIPTSQSVGQTHTGAVASAGDELPVDSFVFAEHSDSQCGVIPPELATCENSPFGRPLFSVDEAGIEDQRTDQSHSSGPEAEVQSTPGNVDQEQQQQRQELEGGLSDLDTEGNSSQHRQEPQTGDGSIARETDPSVPSKEDIPTFDEWKKQVMEVEKEKSQSLHTSTSGSPHPVKKVQKNFKNNYASVECGAKILSANNEAKSTSAILMENMDLYMLNPCSNKIWFVIELCEPIQVKQLDIANFELFSSTPKDFLVSISDRYPTNKWVKLGTFHARDERIVQSFPLDEQLYAKYVKVELLSHFGSEHFCPLSLIRVFGTSMVEEYEEIADSQYPSERLEYLDEDYDYPPGYQPSEDKASKNLLGSATNAILNMVNNIAANVLGGKPELEGGTEAGGNITAEEDEKKGSTEVTPKPAETPQDSAVLEQADPEHPETQKDSNVSSDSSTPSPSSLESHEDRQIVTLVEEEEDEEPRQSTVTLMEEEGEEEEEEEEEEKREEATRREAGRNQWDSQAYCPFSSLSSLSLSCMATLPELLHRWCSARLAKERLRSLRRKHLSTQSQTHPDAKTPSLTQTPPLIPAPVPTPVKEAPPLTEKAPEPEVAVKSQIEGKVLGELHTTHPNTDTPDTHTPELNILLEPSRTSTIPPHSFSDIHSSLTLPTPTHEEKLLPPIKDAALDPVPTPPLQAVFIPETQQASSATPTLTVSIPPQPVASEAPSPGVVVPPVKEQPVQPLPTASRPDDLIPPPTELPTAPPLTNTDTDSVKSGADSGDSQRQNVQTSQTHGEQGDSLNQTGDSHRVEDTVDEDLLSTNGNGNVHRAATDFYAELQNGGDYNGGAMMGNGMLSNGGAVHGSSQKESVFMRLNNRIKALEMNMSLSSRYLEELSQRYRKQMEEMQRAFNKTIIKLQNTSRIAEEQDQKQTESIQVLQSQLENVTKLMLNLTATVGQLQREVSDRQSYLVVSLVLCLSLGLLLCLQCCRSSTPAPSTSAAVLPKSNHYPSPKRCFSSYDDMSLKRRVTCPLVRSKSFHLSSTEEKALQDKIIGQG